Below is a genomic region from Glaciihabitans sp. INWT7.
AGGCGTACGTTATGACTGGACCGCTGGTGAAAGCTGGACTTCTTCGCCCCCTCGACGACTATGCCAAAGCATACGGTTGGGCGAGTCGTTTCAAAGCAGGACTCCTCGACGAAGCCAGATTTCAACCAGATGCCAAAAGCTTCGGCACCGGCAAACTTTACGGCATGGCGCTCGGCGGCAATATGGCGGGAATTTTCTACAATAAGAACGCCATAACGCGGCTCGGGATCACAGTTCCGTTCGCAAATGTCGCAGACTTTGAAAAAGCGTTGAGCACTGCGAAAGCCGCCGGAGATATCCCGATTGCACTGGGCAATTCCGACCAATGGCCGGCTAACCACATCCTGTCCACTCTTATTTCTCAGTACGAGCCGCAGCAGAAAATGTTGGGTTGGATTTATGGCAAAGCCGGCGCCACATTCGATTCTGCTGGCATTCAAAGAGCAACCGAAACTATGGCGTCCTGGTCCGCAAAGCAGTACATCGATCCTGCCGCTAACGGCATCAGCATGGACGACTCTCTGTCCCGATTCGCTAAAGGAACCGGAGTCTTCTCGATAAGCGGCAATTGGAACGTGACCCAGCTCTCTGATCAAATGGGCGACAACGTCGGCTTCACCGCCTTCCCGCCCGCCAAAACAGGTCAGCCGCTACGAGCGACCGGAGCCACCACGTCACCATACGGAATCAGCTCAAAATCCAAAAATCCTGATGTCGCAGCGAACTTTATTGACTACATGACAGCCCCGGCGGCGGCAAAAATACTCACTGCAGGTGGTTACGCCCCGCTCACTTCCAAAGGTCAGACCCCGGCCGATGCGAGCCCGCTGCAAAAAGAGTTCAACACCGTGTGGAGCAAGGTCCTGGCCGATGACGGACTCACTCTCTATCTGGACTGGGCCACCACCAACATGGGCGACACGCTTTTCCCGGCCATCCAAGAGCTGATGGCGGGAAAGATTACGTCGAAGAATCTCATCACTACCGTGCAAAGCGAATGGGTTCGAGCACACCAATGACCACGGCGGTTTTTTCCACCCAGGCTGAATCCCCACCAGCGTAAGGACACGCACAGTGCCAAGCACCCTTGCAGCCCGACGGCCCAGTAACCCTGCGGTTGCTGGTCTGTGGGCGAAGCAGAAGGCAAGCGCGAAGAAACGAAGTCAGCTGGGAGGCCCACCGAGCATTCCCTATCTCTTCGTAGGTCCTGCGATTTTGTTTACCGCGGTGTTTGTCATCGGTCCTTTGCTGCAAACCCTCTGGTTGTCGTTTTTCGAATGGGATGGGGTGTCGCTCGGAAAGTGGGTAGGGATCGCCAACTACGTCGCGGCCCTCCGCAATCCGCAACTCCTTCAAGCGTTCACCCACTCCCTGATCTTCGTGATCACGTTTTGCGCCCTCCCCGTATTTTTGGGGATGGTTCTGGCGGCGATGCTCAGCAGGCAAAAACTGAGAGGGCTTGCGGCATTCAGAACAATACTTTTCCTTCCGCAAGTAATTTCGATGGTGGTGGTCGGAGTCGCGTGGCGTTGGATGTACGCCGACAACGGCACCGTCAACCAGCTTCTACAGCTGGTCGGCATCCGCACC
It encodes:
- a CDS encoding ABC transporter substrate-binding protein, with translation MRHVFFQQHPLVKRQHGRLGAVASMVVAASLALTACAPGVQAGTTSNQGAISTAVPADKKITLTLSHYETGGGATAIDQLVKGYEKLHPNVTVKIAYTSFNDYGKRIKLTMSSASAPDIAEVGQAYVMTGPLVKAGLLRPLDDYAKAYGWASRFKAGLLDEARFQPDAKSFGTGKLYGMALGGNMAGIFYNKNAITRLGITVPFANVADFEKALSTAKAAGDIPIALGNSDQWPANHILSTLISQYEPQQKMLGWIYGKAGATFDSAGIQRATETMASWSAKQYIDPAANGISMDDSLSRFAKGTGVFSISGNWNVTQLSDQMGDNVGFTAFPPAKTGQPLRATGATTSPYGISSKSKNPDVAANFIDYMTAPAAAKILTAGGYAPLTSKGQTPADASPLQKEFNTVWSKVLADDGLTLYLDWATTNMGDTLFPAIQELMAGKITSKNLITTVQSEWVRAHQ
- a CDS encoding carbohydrate ABC transporter permease; the encoded protein is MPSTLAARRPSNPAVAGLWAKQKASAKKRSQLGGPPSIPYLFVGPAILFTAVFVIGPLLQTLWLSFFEWDGVSLGKWVGIANYVAALRNPQLLQAFTHSLIFVITFCALPVFLGMVLAAMLSRQKLRGLAAFRTILFLPQVISMVVVGVAWRWMYADNGTVNQLLQLVGIRTTTAWLGDFTWALPFIAIIGTWVMSGLCMVLFLAGIGKIDGELYDAAKVDGAGPIREFLSVTFPGLRQELSVAVTITIIAALRSFDLVYVTTGGGPGTSTIVPGTEIYRLAFRAGEVGAASTIAVLLTLIIFAVVFAITRLLREEQS